The segment TGGGTCAGGTTCATTTACTTCAATTTATGCAGCTTAAGCTTGAACTTATGTTCGTGTATGTTCGGCTCGTTTCAAACTTGTTTGAACTGAACTCAAATTCGAATAAATTCGGCTCGAATCTAACTCTAGCCAAAACATGCTCTGTTTTTCACTCAGCTGTAAGCAGACTGCACACACACCCCAAAATCTAAATCCCCAGGTATCGTGTTAACTGGTATGACATTTCTTAATACTGACCATCTATAAAGCCTACTGCAAGATTGTTAGAATGAATTATATCAGAAAATGTATTGACATTAGTGCATGATAACCTCATACATCACCAACTGATGTTTTTTCCCTGATGCAAGCCTTAGATGGTCAatctaaaaaactatatttagtGAATGGATTGCACTTATGACCACTGACTCTTTTCTGGTTTAGAATTTTGCAAAATCCGCTCAGGAGTTCTGTTCCTGTTGGGATTACAGCAACTAGCAGTCCATATAAGAATGCTTGAAATCagtcaattatataatttaaatagattttatttaagCATTCTCCTTCTGCATCTATTACAGAGAAGACCAAATATACATGCtcgttttcataattatttttataacacaAAGCAAATTATATACTTTCATTGATAAAGAAATCTCTTCTGACAAACCTGTTTTTATAAAGAACACGGACACCACAAAATGGTTTTAAATCTATACCCCATAGGCTATATCAATTGAGTCTGAGAAACACAACAAAATCAAGATGCAGAAACAAAACCTCAATGTATCTAATCTACCAACTGTTAAACCAGACCATGTATgaaattcaatagaaaattaaacTACTGCAATTGCATACACATGTaaacatgaaatttaaaaatttatatccaCCCTGAATTAAAACTGTACCTGAGAGAGCAATCCTTCAGCCTCCTCGAAATCACCCTTCTCAAAACTCAATTTGTGCTCTCTTCCTCAACGCAAGTGCCTCCAAGCTCTTATCCCCAAACCAATTAATTCCATACAGCTCCACTGTCATTTGAGCAGTTTTAGTTGTCGTTCCACTGTGTCCAACCATAACTCTACTGCACAGAGCCACAAGGTTGAGCCCAGTCCCGTGTTGGCCAAACCACACGTGTTGACAGCGACATGGGATAGGGAAATGACTGTGAGAGTCTTGAAGGTCTGTGTGGAGCCCTCCTTTTGCCATTTCATTTGAAATCTCTGTTCTTCTATCTTGTTCTCAATCACTCAAATGAAATGAATTGAGACAACTTGACTGGTTGATTATAAAAGTAAATAGTCTTTCATGGAACTGGtgtaaaattatcttaaagaaagacggtgaagaagaagataacaGAAATGCATTAATAACAAAAACCAGAGGAAGATGGAAGAATCATTAAAGTGATTTGGGCAAAGTTAACAGACAGGAGAATTGTGAAGGTGAAAGGTAAAGGAAATTTTCAGGAGTTAATAACTTGAAACTACGGCGTTCAGtctcaaattattttaaaaaaaagggtgtgcagtttggtttggtttgaaaaccgCAATCCAAACCATaaactgtttttaaaaattttctaatccaaaccaaactgaatcaaactacGAATTACAAATAGTTGAATctgattttatggtttgaaccGTTTTATGCACACCCCTagactaatttaaaatttttcttaattggATTAAAATccaatatgattttattttagctTAGGTTAGGATTGAGGATCTAATCCAAAATCCAACACAATATGAACACAATCCAATTACAAGAATGCCAGATTTAACTATCACGGTCCatggaaatgaaaattttatgcaaTTCTAAAATCTAGCACCAATCTTCTATGTACTagtcaaaaatcttaaaaacaacaaaaggaggaaaaaaatatgatgatgAACAAACATCATAAACCTAATCTCCACCAACAATGACAactacagaaaaataaaacacaatttgAACGTCCACATTGACCAGATCCCAAGGTAAATGATTCAAACATGGAACCTCAAACTCTAGTAATTCATTATATTCTGGAGGGCCCAATAATTTAGCAACAGTGCTGCAAGAATACTGATGATAAAAAAACCCTGCTACATTATATAATGGGTAAACAGTTacatcaaactaaaattttaaaaggagaCTTTTCCAATGTGGAAGAGCATTTTCCAAAATGTTCAGTCATAGAAGCTGCAATAAGGTCATGATCAGAGGATAGAATGCAGTTCATATGAAAATTACAGAACCTAGTATCAAGAAAGaagttaaaataacaataaaaagcaAAGCCAACCTCTAGACATCAATTTCTTCATTTGGCTAAACTAAACATTGTTTTAAGAAAAGTTACACAGCAAAACAAAGCTAGAGAATCCTTAGAGGCAAGATAATGATGCAACAAAATAATGTGGGTTTTGATTCAACAAAAAAGTAAACCAAAAATTATACCCTATTGGGTGGAACAAGATTTTAACTTCTTCACGCTTTTATGAGCTGGGTTCACAAGCTTTATCACATTCCGAACCTTCTTTGCAGATTTAGATCTTTGTTTTGCCTTTTTAATTGCAAGAGGCATCTCCCTGATTGGACCTGGAGGTACCCCTTTCTTGAGTGCACTTCCTCTTGGGGTAACAGAAGGAGGCAGTCTCAAACTTTGTGGAGGTAAAGGACTTTGGGGCTTCCACACTAAGTTGTTTTTCATGGAAAACCTTACCTTCTTTGCACTCTTCTCCCTACTCTTCACACTTAGGTCAACGTCACCATCTACCTGGTCAGTTTCTGGGTTCTGTGATTGCTGCCCATTGGCACTCTTCactctcttcctcttcttgGTGACAGTTTCATTAACTGTAATTTTTGGCAAATCACAAGCACTTTCAACACAACTATCCAAGCCGACTTCAGCAGCAACTTTCTCAAATTGCAGCTGAAGATTAGATAGCGTAGACTGATCAAAAGATATCAAATTTTCATCAGCTCTATGTTTGTCATTCAAAATATCACATGCTGTACTAACAACATTCTCCTTTTCCTTATCACTAGTACCATTTTCAATACCAAATtcagaaaacaaattaattttcttatttttcttgcGCTTTTTCTCCTTTTGTTCATTGCTAACAGATACCTTAGCCTTCTTACATTTTTTCAAGACTTTACTAGCAGATCCTGAGACAGCACAGCCGGCTGACTCATCCACTTCCATGTCACTGCTAACAGGAACCAAATTTGGCACGTCATCATTGACCTCAGGAATCGATATAACAATCTCAGAAGACTCCAAATCCTTCTCCAATTTGAGAAACTCTTCATGCAAACCAAACAACACCGTCCTATTCCCTTGAAAACACTCAACAGAGGATCCAAACTCAAAAAACTTGGCTGAAAATCCCATAAGCATCGCAGTTGTCCCCAACTTCATAACATCATCAGCCAAATCAGCTTCACATCCCGATTTCTTCATCCCCAACAATTTCTTCCCCATCTTCAGCAACACCTCAAACACCCCACTCTTAATCTTGCCTAACAACACCTTATCTTGAGCTTTCCTCATAAGCGAAATGAAGGGTCCGAAAACTTCCTCAACAACTTCCTTCCTCAAAGGCAAAAACGGACTAAGCTCCTcaacaaaaatagaaacaacatgGTAATTAACACCATCACCTTTAATCCTACCCTCAGCTATAAAACATTTATCAATTAAAGCATTCACTAATGTATTAACAATCTCTAAATCCCACGAATGCTTCTTGAAAATCTCAAAGAAGTAACGCAAGAAAGTCCTAATCAGCAAATAGAATTTGTCTAACCTGAGCGCATCGATGCCGGCCCACTCAGAGCGCATGGTTTGCAAGAAGACGGAGAAGTAATGAATTGAGAGGGGGAGGGGGAGGGAGgggaggagagaagagagatttTGGATTAGTTGAGCTTGAATGGGGAGTTTGTCCGCATGCCAGATGCAATAAAAGAGGCCTTTCCAGAGCTTCTTCATGTAGTTATCGGAAATTTGAGTCTGGGCGGGGAGCCAGGTGTTGAGGAGGAGGTAGAGGGCCTTGTCGCGGGTAGGCTTGTGGCAGGAAGCTAGCTGCTTTATGAGAGAGGCGCCAGCTTTTCGGGCGTCCATGGGTGGATTTCTTGAGAAGGGAAGGGGAGGGGAGGGATTAGATTAGCATAGAGGGTTTGTAGGAAGAAATGGGAGGATATCTGCAACTCATCCACGCAAAGTTCATCAACCCTAGGGCAGTTTCCCATGCCCACCGCGCCTACAGTTCAAGATGAAATTACATCGACGTCCCTTTtttcaaaatcagttaattGTGGCTAGGGCTAGACTCGAACTGAACCCATTCAAATTCGAGCTCCAGTTCGATTCCAATAAACTTGAAACAAGTCAGTCCTATATGAGTTCGGTCAAGCTCGAATTAttcgtcaaatttttcaattaaaaattttgatataaaacgacgttattttaatacatattgattaaaacaaatcgaatcgaatttaaatttgaatttgattttcataaattcgaattcaagttcagctatatataaaccaaactgagagctcaattcaattcaattcgaatccaatCCTAATCGTGGTTTGTTGAGATGATTGCGCTTACTCCCATGGAGTTTTGTTTATAAGagtaatttaaacaaaaattaaaacacatttttttcACTTCGAACCTATGtgagtaatatttttttgtcttaaattaaattttattgataaaataatagtattaaaaactaaaattattattttaattttattatactatttatcaaaattatcataaaaatttaaattaacaaaaattaaaaataatctcttaaatatttaagattcttatttttataatcatatattaggAGATAAACTAGAACCTTTTAATACATTAAgatctttttgaaattttttttggataactagaaattcataaaaaaatttcaaaggtcctttaaaattttagaaatattttttaacccctaatagttttaaaaataacaattgtactccaaataattgaataaaatacaataagTTATAGGTGTAACTATTATGTTGCAGTTATTAGAGTCATATAGTAGTTTCAATATATAAGAGTTTGAAAAGACTTATGAGAttgatttatgagtttttaaagcTTTTCAAAGATTATAATGTCATGTTTAATACATTTAGGTCAAATAGaaagttgtttttttaatttttttcaaaattaatatatagtaaaattattattttgcccTTACGAAggtagtttttatttatttgacttTGATTTTGAATGGGAAAGTGCAATTTATGTCAACTAAAGATGAAGAAGTGTTTTTAggacaaaccttgggtgggaaaacaTTATTCATGCCTTGCAATTTAAACCAATATTTTTGTACTTAGATTGGGTGTTGAGCAGTCAAAGGCCTAGTTTGAGTTTCATTGGTCTAATTAGTTCAACCAATGAACAGAttgatgataaattaaataaaaattagaataatatttaaccaaacaaaattgatGTCTTTTGTACGTGGTGCTTAGTCCTTAACTTAATTTAAGTCTAAATAATTGCAAAATTCCCCAAAATAATGTtgattatttaatgattaaatatgaaatttgaattacaGTTTAATCAAAATCGTTCATTTGTACGGTCAGGTAAGTGTTGGGTATAAGATCTTAAGTTGGCATCAACATCATGGTTTTAACCATTCCAACTATAGAAAGATCTAATTTAATGATTGAAATAagtttaaaacttgacttaaaCCATGTTGGCCACCAAGTCTTGATCAAACCAGTTGAATCAATCAATTTGTTTTGGGTTTTGAAACACTAATTTAAACTATCATGATAGACCCATAATTCCAATATACATTAGCCTATTTGAggtaaaaataactaatttaattttgtgtgtgtgtataagaGAAGCGCTGATGGTTTACTCttatttcaacataaaaaatattgtttcatagtaaggtaaatattatcaattattaaggtttttttttttttagggggaTGAGGTTAGGTTGCAATGAGGTTGTACAAAGGAATCATAACTATAGAGTACTCGatgtttcaattttgttttctaCCAAAATCATAAGGTACCCatcattttagttttgattCATTGGTATTATACAGATAGGCTCTAATTCCACCTTTTTAAGGAATCAAAATCAATGCAAACCAAATCCAAATACCAAAGGTTTGTAATAGTCAAAGGTATGTATCAAGGATAATTCTTTCATTTCTTATAATATGAGGCTATCAAATGTGCTTTAGAAAGGATAAGGGTTAAGATATGAATTTTAAGTTGTTGAATGGTCATGCATGAAGGATGCACATCCATTCATGTTGTGTCATGTGAATTAGGTGGATAATATGCCACTTAGGATaatgttgaaatgacaaatgaTCGTGCATATCGAGTGAATGTCCATTCTAGCAGGTATggtttgaaaacttaaaaaaaaaacacataaggCATGACTTActtgtttttaatatacaaCTACGTAGCATTCTTATAATGTCTCTTTGTTCAGCAATACTAGAGCAATTCCAGTGCTAAAGGATGTCTTTTCAGTGAATATAAAAATGAGAGAAACAATGTAAAATCCTTATTGTTAGAGATCAAGTAAGTAGCGAACTCGATTTATGTTGAACTTTAATGAAATTGCATGTATGATTGATGTGGAGTAGATTATTTTGAGAAATATAAGGGTTATGTTAAAGGTATATGCATGTCGGTCGATTATATGAAAGGTGTAACACTCACAAATATAAACAaggttatttatatttttcctcaATCATTTTAGGTTATTGTACAAGATAAGGAATTGGTTAGatattaagtttgaaattttaagttgtCAAACAATCATGTATAAAAAGTGCATGCTAGTTCACATTGTGCCACAAAGAGTAAGTGGATAGCATGCCACATGGGATACTTCGATAAGGTGAGTGATGTTCACTTAGATGAACAATCGTTCATGCAATTATaggttgaaaaaaattatataaggcACTGGCACAATAAGATCAATATCCCTTATTTTCCGTTTTAGTTTTACCAATCACAATCTGCATTATTTGTTTCTAGACATCAAAGAGAATTTTGACAATGATAAAGGGCGGATTCGACATCAAATACATTGCGCTAGGAAGTTAAGTAGAAGAAagtattcaatttaaattatggcTTGCAATACTTATGTGTTATTGCATCCAAGATGTGAATATGTCAATTTGTAGAGTTATAATAAGATCTTGATCAATTGTATGACTTTATATGATGAATGAATGTGTAAAGCATGACTACATTTCTTCATAAGCATGATCATGAAAGAATTTTATAACTATGTGACTTGCAAGTCAAGATCAATTATCTATAATTGGAGAttttatgaatgaaaataatcTTGTGATGGTATAAGTAAATGTGAATGGATTAGTCTTTGATGTTTTCCGAAACTATATATTGTTAAAGGAGAACCAACAGAATAATGGTCTATTGATTGTGGATTGTGTTTTTAGCATAATTGGTATTAGAAATGTGTTAGAAACAATAGGTCTATAACTGGCAATGTTTTAATAAGGGAATTGTGTAAAACACATCCTAGATTCATCGTTCCAAACATGTAGGAATGATCATTTCAAGAACAAGAGTGGTCTTAAAAGATGTAGAAATTAGGGTTCGTACGTAGCGAATGATCATGCATCAAACGAATGTATGAAAGACATGTATGAACATCTATGGCACATAGGATTAGATGCAATGAACGATTGTGCATAAAAGTGTATGACCATTCGTTAGTGTGAAGAGACAACTTTACCCCTAGCTATGGTATGATCATGAACACAATGGAAGAATATGTTCTTGGCATAAGCATGAATGATAGCACAAAGGACACATATGATCTTGCATGAGGTCATGAGTAGGAATGACCTTGAGTGGTTAAATCGTTCATGTTAAGGAATGATGGATGCCCATTCAACAATGCGTAGGGTCATGCATTAGAGTAAAGTTAAATGGACATCCATGAGTCTTGTTCATTTGCTTGTAGAAATGTCTCAATAGTATTTAGGGACATATAAGGTATGCGGTAGTATCAAACCATGCCAATTGAGTTTACACATGAATTAGGACATGAAAGTAATATGAGTTAAGGGTAAAAGCGAGATGCGAGCCTAAGTTATATGTTTTTGTGGCTCGAGTGCATGCATGTAATTTACATAAAAGCATATCACAATATAGTTTTTACATGAGACCAACTTTTATGTGTGTTTTCCCAATATTAAGGTATAGCCATATTTGAAACTAATTTTGTAGAACATATGGGTAACTAGAGATCTGTAATGCATGTGTGGGACTTTATCCCATAAGACACGTGAGGACCTTGGATACCTATAACAAGTATGGGACATGTTCCatagtttcaattttcaaaatacctATAAAAACATGATTTGCATGATTGTTTTCTTTACATAGGTCTTTATGAGGATTTTTATGAGTTTCTACACACGACCATAGTTGAACATAATTATGATAAAACAATCTAATAATTGTGTAGAGAAAGAGGACTGCATAGTTATGCAACTCACATGACTAACATGTCTAACCTTTGTCTCAGTCTAGACCgatcaaaataaagaaaaaggttttcaaaaaaaactttttcaaagGAAAATGCTTTCACCACCAGTTTTACATATTGCATTGCATATAAATGGTCATCACAATATAAGATCCAAATGTACACCCTAAATGACtgagaaaatattatcaaagttcTGAGACCGAAAGTGTTTCTTAAATAACTAAGATAAGTTAAGAATTTTATGTCATCATAGTTCAGAGTTTGAAGATATTTTTCAGATACCCAAATTCAAATGGAATGAGATTATAAGTATTGTAAGGGGCAAATTTTAGACGTGTAGCATTAAGTTCTCCCACTTAGTACTTATTGAGTGATTACTCCCCTTTTCTTTCACGTTTTACAAGTAACAAGTGAAGgcaatattttcattttggaCATTTATGTTTTAAGTTAAGTTATCCATTGTTGACATTTGGCTTAAGTTACTATacattatatgttatttaagagtggttattattttgtttaaggATATCTTATGATGTTTTCGTTGGGTATTTAATGAGAAaggtattttagatttttataataatttaaaattttcacattattTATCAAGGATTATCATGCTATATTAGTTAAGTTTGACAACATTTTTCTCTCAAAGACAATACTTTTAAAAAGTGGGGTTATAAAAAGCTAggttatatgaattattatgtAATGGTTTGAATTGCTATATAAACAGAATATTATTTTGGTGGAATGTGGTGGGTGTAGGTGGTTTGCTCGTGTACGATAATTGAACAGGTGAGTTATTTGAGAGTAACGAAGAAAGTATGCTGATCTATGAAAATACGAGACAATTAGATTCTCAGCAACGCCATCTGCAATTTTAGTGATGTCATCATAAAAAGTCTTTGTAACAGTGACCATTCTCCAAAACAAAGGCATGTAATCTGACAATATTGGTTCACAGAACAAAGCCAAAGACGATTCAAACAGGAGCTAAAACCCTTTTGTAAGTAAAGTACCAATATAACCAGGCCACATTGAGCTGATCTTGGGAAACAACCAGTCGGCTTGAGAATAGGGCCTATTGTAACAGATCTGACATGTTTTATttcaatcta is part of the Mangifera indica cultivar Alphonso chromosome 13, CATAS_Mindica_2.1, whole genome shotgun sequence genome and harbors:
- the LOC123194884 gene encoding uncharacterized protein LOC123194884 isoform X2 yields the protein MDARKAGASLIKQLASCHKPTRDKALYLLLNTWLPAQTQISDNYMKKLWKGLFYCIWHADKLPIQAQLIQNLSSLLPSLPLPLSIHYFSVFLQTMRSEWAGIDALSPFLPLRKEVVEEVFGPFISLMRKAQDKVLLGKIKSGVFEVLLKMGKKLLGMKKSGCEADLADDVMKLGTTAMLMGFSAKFFEFGSSVECFQGNRTVLFGLHEEFLKLEKDLESSEIVISIPEVNDDVPNLVPVSSDMEVDESAGCAVSGSASKVLKKCKKAKVSVSNEQKEKKRKKNKKINLFSEFGIENGTSDKEKENVVSTACDILNDKHRADENLISFDQSTLSNLQLQFEKVAAEVGLDSCVESACDLPKITVNETVTKKRKRVKSANGQQSQNPETDQVDGDVDLSVKSREKSAKKVRFSMKNNLVWKPQSPLPPQSLRLPPSVTPRGSALKKGVPPGPIREMPLAIKKAKQRSKSAKKVRNVIKLVNPAHKSVKKLKSCSTQ
- the LOC123194884 gene encoding ribosomal RNA processing protein 1 homolog isoform X1; translation: MDARKAGASLIKQLASCHKPTRDKALYLLLNTWLPAQTQISDNYMKKLWKGLFYCIWHADKLPIQAQLIQNLSSLLPSLPLPLSIHYFSVFLQTMRSEWAGIDALRLDKFYLLIRTFLRYFFEIFKKHSWDLEIVNTLVNALIDKCFIAEGRIKGDGVNYHVVSIFVEELSPFLPLRKEVVEEVFGPFISLMRKAQDKVLLGKIKSGVFEVLLKMGKKLLGMKKSGCEADLADDVMKLGTTAMLMGFSAKFFEFGSSVECFQGNRTVLFGLHEEFLKLEKDLESSEIVISIPEVNDDVPNLVPVSSDMEVDESAGCAVSGSASKVLKKCKKAKVSVSNEQKEKKRKKNKKINLFSEFGIENGTSDKEKENVVSTACDILNDKHRADENLISFDQSTLSNLQLQFEKVAAEVGLDSCVESACDLPKITVNETVTKKRKRVKSANGQQSQNPETDQVDGDVDLSVKSREKSAKKVRFSMKNNLVWKPQSPLPPQSLRLPPSVTPRGSALKKGVPPGPIREMPLAIKKAKQRSKSAKKVRNVIKLVNPAHKSVKKLKSCSTQ